TCAATTGTAACGTAACTCTGATCGGAAAACTCCGAGTGCGGTACGAAGCATTGGAGGGATAGAGTGCCCTTTTTGTCGCTGAATGACCCGATCGACGTAGCTCGTGCGCAGGCAGCAATGGGCGCCGCTTGGGATAAAGTTCGGGTTTCCCTCAATGACAACGCCAATGCCGGTTCATGGCGGATACCGTTGAAAAAGTCGGCGTTGCTGAGGTGGTGAAGTCCTGATTCAGTCGTCTTCGGATGGAGGACGACGCGATGATGGGCGAGCGGCAGATAGCGCAGGAGGCGCTGTTCTACGAGTTCAGCCTGGAGCGTCATGTTCCGGCTGATCACTGGGTGCGCGCCATCGATCGGTTTGTTGATCTCTCCGAGATCCGCACGCATCTGCGCCCGTTCTACAGCGAGATCGGCCGGCCTTCGGTCGATCCTGAACTGATGATCCGGATGCTGCTCATCGGCTATTGCTTCGGCATCCGCTCGGAGCGGCGCCTTTGCGAGGAAGTGCATCTGAACCTGGCCTATCGATGGTTCTGCCGGCTCGGGCTCGAAGGCGACGTCCCGGATCACTCGACCTTCGAAGAACCGGCATGGCCGCTTCCGGGACAGTGATCTCCTGCGCGAACTGTTCGAGACGACGGTTCGGCGCTGCATCGCGGAAGGGCTCGTCGGCGGCGAAGGCTTTGCGGTCGATGCCAGCCTGATCCGGGCCGACGCCAACAAGCAACGCTCGGCGGAAGCGTCCGAGCCGGTCGATTGGGACGATCTCGCCCGGACGCGCCGCTCTGTCCGCGAGTATCTCGACACCCTGGACGAAGCCGCCTGGGGCGCGGCCAGCGAGGCGAAGCCGAAGTTCGTCTCGCGCTCCGATCCGGCGGCGCAATGGACCGGAGCCCTGAAGGGCCACGCCTTCTTCGCTTACGCCACCAACTATCTGATCGACCTCGACCACGCCGTCATCGTCGATGTCGAGGCCAGTCGCGCCATCCGGCAGGCTTAAGGTCGGCTCGGCCCGAACCATGATTGAGCGAACCCAGGAACGCTTCGGCCTCTGGCCGGCCAGGCTCGCCGCCGATAGCGCCTACGGCTCGGCCGAGAACCTCGCCTGGCTGGTGCATGAGCGCGGGATCGAGCCGCATATCCCGGTCTTCGACAAATCCCAGCGCAGCGACGGCACCTTCAGCCGCTCCGACTTCGCCTATGACCACGCCCGGGATCTCTACATCTGCCCGGGCGGGAAGGAGCTCCATCAGTATCGCCGGCGCTTCGGCCTCAGTCGCGAGGGTGTCGATCCCGAGGGCTTCATGCGCTACCGCGCCAGCGAGTTCGATTGCGACGCCTGCTCGCTGAAGCCCCAGTGCTGCCCAAACACGCCACCCCGCAAAATCCTGCGCTCGATCCACGAGGGTGCCCGCGACATGGCCGGGGACATCGCGCAGACCGACGCCTATGTCACCTCGCGCCGCGAGCGAAAGAAGGTCGAGATGCTCTTCGCCCATCTCAAGCGCATCCTAAAGGTCGATCGGCTACGGCTGCGCGGACCGAACGGCGCCAGAGACGAGTTCCACCTCGCCGCCGCAGCCCAGAACCTCAGGAAGCTCGCAAAGCTCCTGCCGAACGGACCGCAGTTCAGGCTTGCGTGACGGAGCCAGGCTCCACGCCACTAAATCCGCTCCGCACCTGCACCGATCTCTGACCGACTTTTTCAACGACATCGGCCCATTGCGGACGTTCGGCATGTCCGCTTCCGGATGGTCCCAGTTTGGCGCGGGCAGGAGCGCGCCGGCAATTTTTCACGCTGCTTTACGCTGCTCCAGCTCGCTCCCAGGTGAATGGAACTCAGCGCTCCAGGAACATCCGGCTCGCATGGTCGGTGAACGGCTTGGTCAGGAACGAGAGCGCCTTGCGCTCTTCGGTGGTGATCATCACCTCGACCGGCATTCCCGGCAGGAGCTTGCGGTCGCCGAGCACCGCGATATCCCCTTCGATCTGGACCTCGGACGTATAGTAGTTTTGGCCGGTCGCGGCATCTTTGGTGGTGGCCGGCGAGACATGGCTGACCCTGCCGGGGATTTCGGGCGTCGTGTTGCGGTTGAAGGCTGAGAACCGCAGACGCGCGGCCTGACCGGTTTTGACCTGGTCGATATCAGCCGGTGCGATACGCACCTCGATCGTCAGCTTTACCCCGGCGGGAACGATGGTGGCGAGCCGCGCCGCCGGCGTGATGACGCCGCCGATGGTGAAGATCGTCATCTCGTTAACCGTCCCGGCGATTGGGGAGCGGATCTCGGTGCGTGACAGCCGGTCTTCGCCGGCGACGCGGCGGTCCTGCAACTCCGACAACTTGGCTTCGACCAGACGCAGTTCGCGCTGCGCCTCCGTCCGCGCGGTGTCGTTGATGGAGATGATCTGCAGCCGGGTTTCGCTGATGCGAAGCTTGGCACGCGCGAGCGTCGCCTCGATCTCGCCGCGCTCGCCGAGGAGCCGCGCCCATTCCCGGTTGACGTTGAAGACCTTGGAGCCGTCAATATAGCCCTTCTGGAAGAGCCCGAGAAATTTCGTACGCTCCATCTCGACGAGCCTGAGCTCCTCGGATTTGGCGACATGGCGCGCTTGAAGCCCCTTGATCTCCTCTCCTGACTGGACGATGCCGATCTCGAGCTGCTCCTTGCGGCTTTCCCGATTGGTTCGGTTCCCCTCGAACAGACGCGTCTCGCCCTTGATGATCTCAGCGGCCTCCTCGGAATAGGCGGCAAGAGGGGAAGGGAAATCGACCTTGTCGAGACCGTCACGCTCGGCGACCAGCCTGGCGCCGCGGGCAAGATGCTCCGCCAGCTGAGAGCGGACGATCGACAGCTCCGCGCGGGTCTGGACGTCCTCGAGCTGGAACAGAACCTGGCCCTCGCTGACGCTGTCGCCCTGCCTGACCGCGATCGACCGGATGATGCCGCCGTCGCGATGCTGCACCTCCTTGAGGTTCTGATCGACTTTGACCATTCCCTGACCGAGAACCGCGCCATTGAGATTGGCCGATACAGCCCAGCCGCCGAATCCGACCACGAGCAGCAACGCCAGCGCCATGCCGGAGACAATGTGCGGACCGAGGCTGAAATCGGCCCGCCCTTCGGCCGCGCGGGCGCTTTTCTGTGCCTTGGCGAGGAGCTTGGCGTCGAAATTTTGGGCATTCATGACACGAACCCTCCCGGCGCCATAGCGAGCGGCGACCACACCACGCCAGATCAGTAATAATACAATTTGTGAGCACCATAGATTTCGATCGAGAAATCCTTCTCGTCCTGCTGCGCGACGAAGACATCGACAAAGGTCCTGTCGTCCTCCCCGACCTTTTCGATGCGGAAGCGGAACGGGCGTCGGTCCTCGTCGGTGCCGTTATAGGTTTCGTTGAACGGATCGATCTCGGTGCCGCCGGCCTCGGCGTCGGAATGGACCTGATAGTGCTTGACGATGATGCGGTCGCCCTCCTCAAGATCGAGGATCTGGTGGATCAGGTCGTTATTGGCGGGAGCAGACACGTCGAACTCGAACCGGTCCTCGCCCTTGCCGCCCGTCACCGTCGCGCCCTTCGAGCCCACGATGAAGTGATCGTTTCCCTCGCCGCCAATCAGGGCTTCGAAATCGAGAACCGTGTCCTCCCCGATCTCGATGCCCACGGCCCTGTTCTCCGTCAGGTCGACGGTTACGCCATCGCTCGTCTGGGACAGATCGAGGGTGTCATGCCCCTCATCGCCATCGAGGCAATCGTCTTGCTGATCCGGTGATGCAATCACGATATCGTTGCCCGATCCCGCTCTGACCGTATCGCGGCCCACTCCTCCATCGAGGATATCGTTCCCCTTCCCGCCGTCGACGATGTCATCGCCCTCCGTGGCGTGGACAACGTCGTCGCCATCGCCGCCCTCGACCTTATCGTCGCCGGATCCGGCGAACACGACGTCATCCCCCTCGCCAGCGTCGACCGCGTCGTCGCCTTCCCCGGCTTTGACGACATCGTCCCCGTCCCCTGCATCGATCTCGTCGTCGCCCGTGCCGGCATCGATGACATCATCGCCATCGCCGCCCCGGGCCTCGTCGTTGCCGGCACCGGCGAGCAAGGTGTCGTTGCCTTCGCCGCCATCGGCCAGGTCGTCGCCATCCCCGGCATCGACGAGGTCGTCGCCCCGACGACCGACGAGAACGTCGTCACCAGCCCCGCCCGAAAGCGTGTCGTCACCGTCGCCCCCGTCCAGACGATCGTCCCCCGCCTCGCCGAAGAGGGTATCGTCGCCCTCCTCGCCGAACAGAAGGTCGGCTCCGGCACCCGCCCTCGCGACGTCGTCGCCCCCGCCGAGCCGCATGACATCGCGTCCGGCGCCGAGTTGAACAAGTTCGACGCCGGCGCCGCCAAGTACCGTATTGTTGCCATCAGCGGCACTGACGCGGTTCAGGCCGTTCCCGACAGAGATGATGTTATCGCCCGATCCACCGTCGATCTCGCCGTCGCCATCGCCGGTCGCGATGATGTCGTCGCCGGGACCGCCGGAGATAATGTTGTCGCCAGGGCCGCTGCGGATATGGTCGTTGCCCGGGCCGCCATGCAGCTCGTTGTCGCCGGCACCGCCGTCGATTGCATCGTCGCCGGCCTCGCCGAGGATCGTGTCGTTGCCGTCGCCGCCCGAGAGTTCGTCGTTCCCCAGGCCGCCGACGAGAAGGTCGTCGCCAGCTTCGCCGAACAGGCGGTCGTCGCCGTCCTCGCCGTAAAGGCGGTCATTGCCGGCGCCACCGAAAAGGACGTCCATGCCGGTGCCGCCATAGACGACGTCGTTACCGGCGCCGGCGTAGACGATATCGTTGCCGGCACCCGCTATGATGTGGTCGTCGCCCGCGCCGCCATGCACGATGTCGTTGCCGGCCCGCGCATCGACGGTGTCGTTCCCATCGCCGGCCCTGATCAGGTCGGCGCAGTCCGTGCCGGTGAGCACGTCGTCGCCGGCGGTGCCGTTCAGCTCCAGGACTTCGACCACCCGGAGCAACGCGACTTGCGAGACGGTCGCGATGCCATCGGTCACGCCGTAGCTCACGGAGACGGGGCCGTAATATCCGGCGGCCGGCCGGTATTGCCAACCGCCTTCGGCCAGTTCGATCGTGCCCGACGACACCTGCAGGTTGCGGACCGTCAGCGGATCGGCGTCGGCATCCGACGCGCCCACAAGCAACCCCGCCGCTGTCAGTAGCATCGTCTGACAGGCACCGATCTCGCCAAGCTGGACCGATCTCGCCAGGCGTGGGGATCTGTTACGGGCCGTCGGATCCTGCGGTCCAACCGGATCGGGATCGAGCCCGTCAGGAGGATCATGCGGTTTGGGAACGACGATCACCGGGTTGAAAGGCGCCACGACGACCGGCGGCCGCGCCCCGCCCCCTCGATCGGGACAAGATGGGGGCTGCTCGACACGCGCGCGCCACCGATCGTCTGCGAGCCCTCCGCGGTAAAACGGTTGTCGTTGCTGACCCGGTCCATGCCGAATGCGATAGTTTCGCGCACGAAGGGCTGCAGGGGCAGCTGCTCATAGTCGATCGGCGGCGAGTCGATGCCGAGGAAATCCGCCAGCCCCGGCACCGGATCGCTCGCCGCGCCCGAGCCGGGTTCGTTCTTCTCCTCGGGAATCGAACCGGTTTCGTCCAGGTCGCCCTGCGGCTCCACCTCACCGACCGGCTGGGGCGCGGCCCCACTGTCAACCGGGCCTGGCTCCGGTTCGGCCTGTGTCGAGGTCAGCGAGCGCAGATAGGCGGCGACCGCCAGAACGATCACCACGAGAGCGGCCGGCCAGCGTGACGGCGCGGGCTCTTCCTGCGCCTTCCGGTAAATCTCCTCGGCCGAGGGTGCGGAGTTCTGAGCGGGCTTGAGCGCCTTGACCTCGATCATGCTGTCACTCTCCTGAGCGAGCCGGCGCCCGCATCGATCTCGCTGGCGGCGGGCAGGCGTGGTTCGACCGGAACATCGGTCCCGCCGGGTGCGGGCTGCCTCTGCACGGGGTTGAGGATGGTGTCCCTGGGACCGAAGCCGGTAAGCTTGCCGCCCTGCACGACGCCGAGGAGATCGACCGCGACCAGTGCGCTCGGCCGGTGGGCGACGATGATCGCTATGCCGCCGCGCGCCTTGATGCCTTCTATCGCCCTCGTCAGGGCTGCCTCGCCCTCACTGTCGAGATTGGAGTTCGGCTCGTCCAGCACGACCAGGAAGGGATTGCCGTAGAGCGCGCGGGCCAGGCCAATGCGCTGGCGCTGGCCGGCCGAAAGCGCGGTGCCCTGCGGGCCGAGCTGCGTCTGATACCCTTCCGGCAGCTTCACGATCATGTCGTGGATGCCGGCTGCGGTCGCTGCGGCCACGATGGCCGCCGGGTCGAGATCGGGCGCAAGCCGCGAGATGTTATCGCCGATGCTTGCGTCGAGCAGGCTCACCTCCTGCGGCAGATAGCCGAAATGGCGGCCAATCGCATCCTCGGGCCACTGCTCCAGATTCGCGCCGTCGAGCCGAACCGAGCCGCGCAGGCACGGCCAGATGCCGGTGAGCGCGCGAACCAGGGTGGTCTTGCCGCCGCCGCTGAGGCCGATGATGCCAAGTGCCTTGCCCGCGGTCAGCTCGAAACTGACCTCGCTCAGCAGCACCTGGCCGGATCCCGGCGCGGCGACCGTGATGCGATCGACCCCGAGGGATCGGTGCGGTGCGGGCAGCTCCATCGGCTCGACCGCCTTGCTCAGCGCCACCACGGTCTCGCCCAGCCGCCCGAAGGCGAGGCGCGCGGCGACGAAGGATTTCCAGTTGCCGATCGCCTGATCCACTGGCGCGAGCGCCCGCGCAGAGGCGACCGACGCGGCGATGATCGCGCCCGCGGAAAGCTCGCCCTTTATGGTGAGGAAGGCGCCGAGGCCGAGGGTCGCCGATTGCAGGATCATGCGCAGGACGCGCGCGACCGCTCCGAAGGTCCCGCCGAGATCGCTGGAACTGGTCTGCAGCGCCAGATGCTCGCGATTCAAACGGTCGAAGCGTGCCACCGCGCGGCCGGAGAAGCCCATGGCCCGCACGACCTCGGCGTTGCGGGCATGGGTCTCGGCCATCGCATTGCGGGCGATCGCAGCCTGGCGCGAGCTGTTGCTCAGCCTCCGCGCCAGAATCTCGCTCAGGAGCGTCAGCAGGGTCAGCACCACGGCGCCGGCCAATGTCAACGCGCCCAGCCAAGGATGCAGGAAATACACGAAGGCCAGATAGAGCGGGATCCAGGGCAGGTCGAACAGGGTCGCCGGCCCTTGGCTGCCGAGAAAGCCGCGCACCGTGTCGACGTCGCGGCCGCGCTCGAGTGCCTCCGTGCTGGAGAAGCCGAAACGCGGCATATCGAGCGCGACGCGATGGGCGAGCGGCGCGATATCCTTATCGAGGCGCGCGCCGATCCGGATCAGGACCTGCGACCGGACAATGTCGAAGCCGCCCTGGAATAGATACAGGCCGATTGCGAGCACGGAGAGGGCGGCGAGCGTCTGGATACTGCCGCTGGTCAACGCGCGGTCATAGACCTGCAGCATATAGAACGAGCCGGTCAGCGCGAGGATGTTGATCAAGCCGGAGATCAGGAACAGGAACAGTGCGACCTGGCGGAAATCCCGGGTCAGCACGGCTCCGTCGCGTTTGCGGGCTTCGGTGAGACGGGCAGAGGAGGCCATGGCGGCGCGCCCTTGATCTTAGCGGTGACGGAAAGTGGAGAAGGCGGGCGGACCACGCGGCCCGCCCGCCGGCCTTCGTTCGCATTCACAAGACGAAGTTGTTTGCGGTCAGGTTGTGGCTGCCCTTCAGCTCGATGCGGAACTCCTCCGCCGCGTCGCCGCTGACATTGCCGCTCACGATCGTGTAGGCGACGCCGTCCCGCTCCTCATAGGACACCATCAATTGTGCCGCCGCAGTGAAGGCGGACCCATTGAAGAGCGTGAAGTTCTGGTTGCCCGCCACTGCACCATTAGCATCGATGCCGGACAGATCGACGAGGTCTCCGGGTTGGAAGTCGAGGATGGTATCGCCATCCGCGCTCTCGACATCGGAGAAGCGGAAGACGTCATCGCCGGCGCCGCCCTCCATCACGTTCACCGCGTGACCTGCGGTGATCGTGTCGTTCCCGGAGCCGGTCGCGACGTTCTCGATGTGCCACAGCGTGTCACTGCCGCTCGGGCTGCTAACGGCGCTGCCGCGCCCCAACATGCCGTTGCCGAGATCCACCGTCAGATTGGCGCTGATCGCCGACAGGTCGAGCGTGTCGACACCGTTGCCGCCGTCGATCTCGTCGCCGTAGTAGGTATCGTTGCCGTCGCCCACCTCGCCGACGAACAGGTCGTTGCCGGCCCCGCCGAAGGCAGCGTCATCGCCTGCTCCGGCATTGATGACGTCGTTGCCGCCCTGGCCGAAGAGACGGTCGGCTCCAGCCTCGCCATGGATCAGGTCGTTATCCGCTCCGGCGAAGACATGGTCGTCGCCCGAGCCGCCATGGACCGTATCGCGACCCGCGCCTCCCTCGACGAAATCGGCGCCATCGCCGCCGGAGATCGCATCGTCCCCGGCTTCGCCGACGAGGACATCGTCACCGGCCAGGCCGATGATGCTGTCGCCGCCGCTCGTGCCGAGCAGGACATCGCCCGAGGCCGTCCCGACCCGGACGTTGCTGCCACCCGTCGGCGTGGGAGCCGGCGTGCCCGCCTCGTCGTCGTCGTCATCGTCGCAATCATCATGGTGGTCGTGGTCGTCCTCGTCGTCGTCATCCTCGTCGTCCTCACCGACCTGCGGACTGTCGCCGACGGTCGTGTAAGTGATGCTGCTCTCGCCGTTGGTCAGCGTGGTGACGCCGTTCGCATCGGTCGTGCTCTCGTAGTCTGCCAGCGTCGCGCCGTTTGGCAGCTCGATCACATCCTCCGGACGCAGCGCGCCGATGATGGTGTCGTTGCCGCCGTTTGAGCGGAACACGATGCGATGGGCCGAAGACAAGGCCGAGATGTCGATCGTGTCGTCGCCGGCATTGCCGTCGATCGTGATCGTGTTGAGGCGCAGGCTCGTGGTCGAGAAGTCGCCGATGATCTCGAAGTTGTCGTTGCCGGCGCCTCCGGCAGACCCCGAAGGATCGGTGCCGTTGATCCGGATTTCTTCGATCTCGCTGAGTTCGGCGATCACCGAAGCGGCATCGGTGCCGTTGCGGGTAACGACGATCTCGGTGGCCGCCAGCAGCACCGCTGCCGGATTGAGCGCCGCGAATGCGGCCTTCGTGTAGATGCGGTAGGTTTCGGCCGAGGCATTGCCCACGATCGAGAAGGTATCGCCGGCCGCCCCTTCGGTGCCGCCATTGACCACATCCTTGCCATCGGTCGGCGCCGCCGCATTGGCGTTCCAGACGACGGTGTCGTCGCCGGCATCACCGTTGATGGTATCGACCCCGCTATTGGGACCGAGCGCCACCACCAGATTGTCGATGTGGAAACTCTCGCCGGCTTCGAACCCACCTGCCGAGACAAAGCGGATCGCCGTATGGGCCGGGTTGAGAGGCGCCGAGAAAGTGTTGGTGCCGGTGCCGCCCAGGGCCATCCCAAGCGTTTCCCAGTTCGTGCCGTTCAACGCCTGGACGGTGACCGTCTCGCCGGCATCCAGACCGATCGACTGGTAGTCGAAGGAGAGCGTCGGTGCGGTTGCGCCGTTGAGGTTGATCGCCCGCTGGATGGTGTCGTTGTTGTCGGTGCCCGCGGCAAATGTCAGTCGACCGCCGGTGATGAGGATATCGCCGCTGCCGGCCGCGTCATTGTCGCCGGTTTCGTCCCAACCAGCGGCAAAGGCGAAGTTGCCATTATTGTTGGTGTAGGAAACGGTACCGAAGTTATCGACCATGCTGCCGGTCGTCGCCGAGACACCGCCCGAGAGCGTGTCGTTGCCGTCCCCGCCATTGAGCGTATCGGCTCCTTCATCACCATTGATGACGTCGTCGCCGCCGGCACCGCTCAGGGTGTCGTTGCCGCCGAGGCCACTGATGGTATTGGCTGCCGCATTGCCAGTGATAATGTTTGCGGCGGCCGTGGGGGTGCCGAAGTTGGCCGGAGCCGCTGCGGCGAGCGTGAAGTCCGACTGATCGACATTGGCGTTGGTGATGCCATTGAGCGTGATCGTGCCCTGTATCGCGGAAGCAGCACCATTTTCACGGATGGTGATGACGGTGTTGCCGGCGACCGTCGATTCAAACACCCGGTTGGCAAAGGTCAGTGCCGTTACGCCCAGACCGCTGAGGTCGATGCGGTCCTGGGTAGCGGGAGTGCCGCCGGCCGCATCGAAGCTGGCGATCGTGTCATTGCCGAAATTGGTAGCGTTGTAGACGATGGTATTGACCCCGCCACCCACATCGATGGTGTCGTTGCCGGCGCCACCGATGATCGTGTCATTGTCGTCGCCGCCATTGAGCGTGTCGTTGCCGTCGCCGCCGTCGAGCACGTCATTGCCGTCATTGCCGGTCAGCGTGTCGTTGTTGGCACCGCCAAAGAGCTGGTTGGCCGAACCATTGCCGACAAGGACGTTGATGGCAGCATTGCCCGTGCCGTTGATGGCGTCGCCACCCGTAAGCGTCAAGTTTTCAAGGCCCGCCGACAGCGTGTAGCTGATCGAGGACTGGACGGTATCGACATCGGCCGGCAGGCCAGTGCCCTCATTGACCACGTCGCCGACATCGTCGACGACATAGGTGTCATTGCCCTCGCCGCCGATCATGGTGTCGGCACCGAGGCCACCCCGGAGGATGTCGATGCCGCCGAGCCCGCTCAGCGTATCGTTAAGGTCGCCGCCGGTGATGTCATTGTTGCCGGCATTGCCGGTACCGACAAAGACGTCGGCATCGCCGCCCCGATAGACGAGGTTTTCGACATTGGCCATGGCCGCCAGGGACAGTTCGGCCATGAAGGTTTCGACCGTATCCGTACCTTCCCCGGCAGCTTCCACCACCACGTCGAGCAGGTCGTCG
This sequence is a window from Bosea vestrisii. Protein-coding genes within it:
- a CDS encoding HlyD family type I secretion periplasmic adaptor subunit, which encodes MNAQNFDAKLLAKAQKSARAAEGRADFSLGPHIVSGMALALLLVVGFGGWAVSANLNGAVLGQGMVKVDQNLKEVQHRDGGIIRSIAVRQGDSVSEGQVLFQLEDVQTRAELSIVRSQLAEHLARGARLVAERDGLDKVDFPSPLAAYSEEAAEIIKGETRLFEGNRTNRESRKEQLEIGIVQSGEEIKGLQARHVAKSEELRLVEMERTKFLGLFQKGYIDGSKVFNVNREWARLLGERGEIEATLARAKLRISETRLQIISINDTARTEAQRELRLVEAKLSELQDRRVAGEDRLSRTEIRSPIAGTVNEMTIFTIGGVITPAARLATIVPAGVKLTIEVRIAPADIDQVKTGQAARLRFSAFNRNTTPEIPGRVSHVSPATTKDAATGQNYYTSEVQIEGDIAVLGDRKLLPGMPVEVMITTEERKALSFLTKPFTDHASRMFLER
- a CDS encoding calcium-binding protein; protein product: MAPFNPVIVVPKPHDPPDGLDPDPVGPQDPTARNRSPRLARSVQLGEIGACQTMLLTAAGLLVGASDADADPLTVRNLQVSSGTIELAEGGWQYRPAAGYYGPVSVSYGVTDGIATVSQVALLRVVEVLELNGTAGDDVLTGTDCADLIRAGDGNDTVDARAGNDIVHGGAGDDHIIAGAGNDIVYAGAGNDVVYGGTGMDVLFGGAGNDRLYGEDGDDRLFGEAGDDLLVGGLGNDELSGGDGNDTILGEAGDDAIDGGAGDNELHGGPGNDHIRSGPGDNIISGGPGDDIIATGDGDGEIDGGSGDNIISVGNGLNRVSAADGNNTVLGGAGVELVQLGAGRDVMRLGGGDDVARAGAGADLLFGEEGDDTLFGEAGDDRLDGGDGDDTLSGGAGDDVLVGRRGDDLVDAGDGDDLADGGEGNDTLLAGAGNDEARGGDGDDVIDAGTGDDEIDAGDGDDVVKAGEGDDAVDAGEGDDVVFAGSGDDKVEGGDGDDVVHATEGDDIVDGGKGNDILDGGVGRDTVRAGSGNDIVIASPDQQDDCLDGDEGHDTLDLSQTSDGVTVDLTENRAVGIEIGEDTVLDFEALIGGEGNDHFIVGSKGATVTGGKGEDRFEFDVSAPANNDLIHQILDLEEGDRIIVKHYQVHSDAEAGGTEIDPFNETYNGTDEDRRPFRFRIEKVGEDDRTFVDVFVAQQDEKDFSIEIYGAHKLYYY
- a CDS encoding type I secretion system permease/ATPase, with amino-acid sequence MASSARLTEARKRDGAVLTRDFRQVALFLFLISGLINILALTGSFYMLQVYDRALTSGSIQTLAALSVLAIGLYLFQGGFDIVRSQVLIRIGARLDKDIAPLAHRVALDMPRFGFSSTEALERGRDVDTVRGFLGSQGPATLFDLPWIPLYLAFVYFLHPWLGALTLAGAVVLTLLTLLSEILARRLSNSSRQAAIARNAMAETHARNAEVVRAMGFSGRAVARFDRLNREHLALQTSSSDLGGTFGAVARVLRMILQSATLGLGAFLTIKGELSAGAIIAASVASARALAPVDQAIGNWKSFVAARLAFGRLGETVVALSKAVEPMELPAPHRSLGVDRITVAAPGSGQVLLSEVSFELTAGKALGIIGLSGGGKTTLVRALTGIWPCLRGSVRLDGANLEQWPEDAIGRHFGYLPQEVSLLDASIGDNISRLAPDLDPAAIVAAATAAGIHDMIVKLPEGYQTQLGPQGTALSAGQRQRIGLARALYGNPFLVVLDEPNSNLDSEGEAALTRAIEGIKARGGIAIIVAHRPSALVAVDLLGVVQGGKLTGFGPRDTILNPVQRQPAPGGTDVPVEPRLPAASEIDAGAGSLRRVTA
- a CDS encoding beta strand repeat-containing protein, which gives rise to MFAGTGNDFIYGNRNAERILGNEGDDWIETGTFDGAPGDNFDEIFAHDSVDGHDVFLGDGGFDEFIGEGGDDIMVGSTGRGKMAGMSGYDWATYKDSTFGVNADLSRPIIFDEAPTLPANAALDEYASMEGLSGSKFNDVLGGSNALGSERLPFDPNAPDGTTGQEGYRGSQLTKESLALIAGLAEVLGLTPAQVTAMAAGTVVFNAGDIILGGDGSDIIQGNAGDDIIDGDKWLDVQIAVYATTERTGTPIAYHNSMTTLAASMFNGSINPGQLGIVRTIKTDTTSGDVDIARFQGARGEYAFSATADGQIVVSHAVEDSLDGTDKLRNIEKVEFAGGGALNIIVGTPYSDNGLAPQGAAPLNQPVLNGTAADDLILGLAGSDVLNGNGGNDILVGGADGAVAAVTTVTFQDNFNSSQFNNSNGTTAWTSSWVEANDGNLPNGSPTAGQIRLDDGQDALRFNAGDGAQIQRTVNLANATESTLSYTVARNNLDGGADNDAVTVYFSRNGTDFVLVDTINSTSSLTARNIDLTLFGTGPFTANAAIRFEVNTLEATEFVSIDNLAITRTTVGSGAVAGDTLNGGLGNDTYSFGLGDGNDVINEAGGVGAGTADKISILAPGTGFDIDGLPILTINALNAFDSNTGTANGNLVINYTLPTGTQQSITVNGHHSGTTAETGIELINFNGAFFNGYQLLGDYAVSRADPTGGTRTVSLAASTANNFIAGEDGDNDAITGGLGNDLIFGGGDNDDLVGGLGDDLLVGGAGNDDLDARDTGDPDVLDLVGAGGGDTLVGGLGNDTYGVDDLLDVVVEAAGEGTDTVETFMAELSLAAMANVENLVYRGGDADVFVGTGNAGNNDITGGDLNDTLSGLGGIDILRGGLGADTMIGGEGNDTYVVDDVGDVVNEGTGLPADVDTVQSSISYTLSAGLENLTLTGGDAINGTGNAAINVLVGNGSANQLFGGANNDTLTGNDGNDVLDGGDGNDTLNGGDDNDTIIGGAGNDTIDVGGGVNTIVYNATNFGNDTIASFDAAGGTPATQDRIDLSGLGVTALTFANRVFESTVAGNTVITIRENGAASAIQGTITLNGITNANVDQSDFTLAAAAPANFGTPTAAANIITGNAAANTISGLGGNDTLSGAGGDDVINGDEGADTLNGGDGNDTLSGGVSATTGSMVDNFGTVSYTNNNGNFAFAAGWDETGDNDAAGSGDILITGGRLTFAAGTDNNDTIQRAINLNGATAPTLSFDYQSIGLDAGETVTVQALNGTNWETLGMALGGTGTNTFSAPLNPAHTAIRFVSAGGFEAGESFHIDNLVVALGPNSGVDTINGDAGDDTVVWNANAAAPTDGKDVVNGGTEGAAGDTFSIVGNASAETYRIYTKAAFAALNPAAVLLAATEIVVTRNGTDAASVIAELSEIEEIRINGTDPSGSAGGAGNDNFEIIGDFSTTSLRLNTITIDGNAGDDTIDISALSSAHRIVFRSNGGNDTIIGALRPEDVIELPNGATLADYESTTDANGVTTLTNGESSITYTTVGDSPQVGEDDEDDDDEDDHDHHDDCDDDDDDEAGTPAPTPTGGSNVRVGTASGDVLLGTSGGDSIIGLAGDDVLVGEAGDDAISGGDGADFVEGGAGRDTVHGGSGDDHVFAGADNDLIHGEAGADRLFGQGGNDVINAGAGDDAAFGGAGNDLFVGEVGDGNDTYYGDEIDGGNGVDTLDLSAISANLTVDLGNGMLGRGSAVSSPSGSDTLWHIENVATGSGNDTITAGHAVNVMEGGAGDDVFRFSDVESADGDTILDFQPGDLVDLSGIDANGAVAGNQNFTLFNGSAFTAAAQLMVSYEERDGVAYTIVSGNVSGDAAEEFRIELKGSHNLTANNFVL